A region of Nostoc sp. HK-01 DNA encodes the following proteins:
- a CDS encoding TPR repeat-containing protein, with amino-acid sequence MRDRKISLTALITLILTILQPIANLPPLFQASQVLAQTPVDRKAEAYQLLQQGNEQLNNGNFEAALQPLQQALLIYRELKEPTGEGAALFLLGSAYEGLGEYSKAIEYYQQSLVIAREINNPKLEAQTQQQIAQAQAKNNPRKKEADQLLKQSLEQVQANQFESALKSFEQPLKIYQEIKDRRGEGYTLRGLGLTYLGLRNQPKAIEYFQQSLSISREINDPELEALMQKYLTQLQVKNNPQTTTAQIVEQKNQESLRLFEIGRQQLNQSQFNEALTTFQKVLVIVRTIKIPEGEAHTLNSIGLVYSKIGDYKKALDYCQKALAIDRQLNKKDWEASTLNNIGTIHNDLGNYDKALDFYQQALKIRQAIGNEEIAINLNNIGQVYIYQGKYELALESFQQALVIVKKNQDKQGEEIIINNIAQLYDNKGQYPQALELYQQALTITKDIGNKEEETRVLNNIGVIYVNLGQSDASVTFLQQALAIAQKIGDQKQEGTTLNNIGQVYHLSESYNKALDYYQQALLIFQKIGGQLGQSTTLNNIGGVYQLQGEYTIALDFFQKSLAITKEIDYKYGEGRILNNIAQIYHKQGQYSQALSFYNQALDINIEVGDQVQQGGTLHNLGSLYKNQGQYAQAEKTLFAAIQVWESLRPGLKDEQKISIFEKQADTYLFLQSSLVAQNKINSALEIAERGRTRAFVELLASKLFSNPKEKFQFSTSPTITSIKQTAKSQNSTLVEYSIIYDEFKIQGKQEVKESELYIWVIKPTGEVTFRKADLKPLWQKENTTLEKLVNTSRNSIGAISTPFRGGIIPRENPDKPKAKQKFQQLHKLLIEPIADLLPKQETEKVIFIAQGALFLVPFPALQDVNGKYLIEKHTILTSPSIQVLDLTHKQRQRTGTQRIQGKDTLIIGNPVMPFAAPKIGETPQQLIPLPGAEQEAIAISKLLKTEPLIGNKATEATVVQRLPQARFVHLATHGLFDDIQGLNSGIALTPSGKDNGLLTASEILDLKLNAELVVLSACDTGRGRISGDGVIGLSRSLISAGVPSVLVSLWSVPDAPTALLMTEFYQNLQKGSDKAQALRQAMLTTMKNNPNPVDWAAFTLIGEAE; translated from the coding sequence ATGCGTGATCGCAAAATTAGTTTAACCGCATTGATCACTCTCATCTTGACTATTTTACAACCCATCGCAAATTTGCCTCCACTATTCCAAGCGTCGCAAGTATTGGCGCAAACACCAGTAGACCGGAAAGCTGAAGCATACCAACTGTTACAGCAAGGTAATGAGCAACTCAATAATGGTAACTTTGAAGCAGCTTTGCAGCCTCTTCAACAAGCGCTCTTAATCTACCGAGAGTTGAAAGAGCCTACAGGAGAGGGTGCTGCGCTTTTTCTGCTAGGATCTGCTTATGAAGGTCTAGGGGAATACTCCAAAGCTATTGAGTATTATCAGCAGTCCTTAGTGATTGCAAGAGAAATTAATAACCCAAAATTGGAAGCACAGACACAGCAACAAATTGCACAAGCCCAAGCTAAAAACAATCCACGCAAAAAGGAAGCAGATCAACTGCTTAAACAAAGTCTTGAGCAAGTTCAAGCTAATCAATTTGAGTCGGCATTAAAGTCCTTTGAACAACCACTTAAAATTTACCAGGAAATTAAAGACCGAAGAGGAGAGGGCTACACACTGAGAGGTCTAGGTCTTACTTACTTAGGTTTGAGAAATCAACCAAAAGCCATTGAGTATTTTCAACAAAGTTTGAGTATATCAAGGGAAATTAACGACCCAGAACTGGAAGCACTAATGCAAAAATATCTTACACAATTGCAAGTTAAGAACAACCCACAGACCACTACTGCACAAATAGTAGAACAAAAAAATCAAGAATCATTGCGATTATTTGAAATAGGTCGTCAGCAGCTAAATCAAAGTCAGTTTAACGAAGCCTTAACAACCTTTCAGAAAGTTTTAGTAATTGTTAGAACAATTAAAATCCCTGAAGGGGAAGCCCATACTCTTAACTCTATTGGGTTAGTTTACAGCAAGATTGGAGATTACAAAAAAGCTTTAGACTACTGTCAAAAAGCTTTAGCTATTGACCGACAACTGAACAAAAAGGATTGGGAAGCTAGTACGCTCAACAATATTGGAACAATACACAACGATTTGGGAAACTATGACAAGGCACTGGATTTTTATCAGCAAGCTTTAAAGATTAGACAAGCTATTGGCAATGAAGAAATAGCAATAAACCTCAACAATATAGGACAAGTTTATATTTATCAAGGAAAGTACGAATTAGCTTTAGAATCATTTCAACAAGCATTAGTTATCGTGAAAAAAAACCAAGACAAACAGGGCGAAGAAATAATTATCAACAATATAGCTCAATTATACGATAATAAAGGTCAGTATCCCCAAGCTTTAGAACTTTATCAGCAAGCTTTGACTATAACTAAAGATATTGGCAACAAAGAAGAAGAAACGAGGGTTCTTAATAATATTGGAGTTATTTACGTAAATTTGGGACAGTCTGATGCGTCTGTCACTTTTCTTCAACAAGCTTTAGCCATTGCCCAAAAAATTGGTGACCAAAAACAAGAGGGAACAACTCTTAATAATATTGGGCAAGTTTATCATTTGTCGGAAAGTTACAATAAAGCTTTAGATTATTACCAACAAGCTTTATTAATTTTCCAAAAAATTGGCGGGCAGTTAGGTCAAAGTACTACTTTGAATAATATTGGCGGAGTTTACCAACTTCAAGGTGAATATACTATAGCTTTAGACTTTTTTCAGAAATCTTTAGCAATTACCAAAGAGATAGATTACAAATATGGAGAGGGAAGAATACTCAATAATATCGCCCAAATTTATCACAAACAGGGTCAGTATTCTCAAGCTCTATCTTTCTACAATCAAGCTTTAGATATTAACATTGAAGTTGGCGATCAAGTGCAGCAAGGTGGAACTCTGCACAATCTGGGATCATTATACAAAAATCAGGGTCAATATGCTCAAGCAGAAAAAACCCTATTTGCAGCAATACAAGTTTGGGAATCTCTACGACCAGGATTAAAGGATGAGCAGAAAATATCTATTTTTGAAAAGCAAGCTGATACCTACCTCTTTCTTCAAAGCAGTCTTGTGGCACAAAACAAAATTAATTCGGCTCTAGAAATTGCTGAACGTGGAAGGACACGTGCTTTTGTGGAGTTACTCGCTTCTAAATTATTCTCTAACCCCAAAGAAAAATTCCAATTCTCCACTTCACCAACTATTACAAGTATTAAACAAACCGCCAAATCACAAAACTCTACTCTTGTTGAATATTCGATTATTTATGATGAGTTCAAAATTCAGGGTAAACAAGAAGTCAAAGAATCAGAACTCTACATTTGGGTAATCAAACCCACAGGTGAAGTCACCTTCCGCAAAGCTGACCTCAAACCTCTGTGGCAAAAAGAAAATACAACTCTGGAAAAACTCGTTAATACTAGCCGCAACTCCATCGGTGCAATAAGTACACCTTTTCGCGGTGGTATTATCCCCAGGGAAAATCCTGATAAACCCAAAGCCAAACAAAAATTTCAGCAACTCCATAAACTGCTGATTGAACCCATCGCTGACTTACTTCCCAAACAAGAAACTGAAAAAGTTATCTTCATTGCTCAAGGTGCATTATTCCTCGTTCCCTTCCCTGCATTACAAGACGTAAACGGTAAATATCTGATTGAAAAACACACTATTCTCACATCCCCATCAATTCAGGTTTTAGACTTAACGCATAAACAGAGACAAAGAACAGGCACACAACGCATCCAAGGAAAAGATACGCTGATCATTGGTAATCCGGTAATGCCTTTTGCCGCACCCAAAATCGGCGAAACTCCACAACAATTAATTCCTTTACCTGGTGCAGAACAGGAAGCGATCGCAATTAGCAAATTACTGAAAACCGAACCTCTCATCGGCAATAAAGCAACAGAAGCAACGGTAGTGCAGCGTTTACCCCAAGCGCGATTTGTACATTTAGCAACCCACGGTTTATTTGATGATATCCAAGGATTAAATAGCGGTATTGCTTTGACTCCATCCGGTAAAGATAATGGTTTATTAACAGCTTCGGAAATCCTCGATTTAAAACTCAATGCCGAATTAGTCGTCCTAAGCGCTTGCGACACCGGACGCGGACGCATTTCTGGGGATGGAGTTATTGGTTTATCTCGTTCCTTAATTAGTGCTGGTGTACCTAGCGTCTTAGTATCGCTGTGGTCGGTTCCAGATGCGCCCACAGCCCTATTAATGACGGAATTTTATCAAAATCTGCAAAAAGGCTCTGACAAAGCGCAAGCACTGCGACAGGCGATGCTGACGACGATGAAAAATAATCCGAATCCCGTTGACTGGGCAGCTTTTACTCTCATTGGGGAAGCTGAGTAG
- a CDS encoding peptidase C14 caspase catalytic subunit p20, which produces MSNIKRRHFLQFSASTLATLGLSQFDMIPQANSVGKVLAQSTGRKLALLVGINDYPASNGLDPLKGCENDVKLQEYLLIHRFGFKQEDIHILLNQQATRQGILTAFENHLIAQAKPGDVVLFHYSGHGSQVQDPDRDSSDGLNSTLVPIDSPLPAEFPISGGTVRDIMGHTLFLLMSALKTDNVTFVLDSCFSGGGTRGNLRVRSRSGGEKLQPSQEELDYQRQWLKRLGLSQQEFIQKRRQNVAKGVVITSSKRNQYAADVPFSGFHAGAFTYSLTQYLWQQTGNESVNRAIANIGRSTKELASENGNDQDPEFESNLSQKNANTPIYFTPVQAIPAEAVVTQVTENQAQLWLGGIDSQSLEAFNSNSVFSIVDGLGNEIGQVQLQSRQGLVGRGTLKYTTSKGKLHPGNLLQERIRIIPRNATLKIGIDESLDDKTAQQAIQAMKALKRVEPKSLTKEEVQYIFGRMTKTKHQELQKKGLSNLPIVGSFGLFLPSQDQFIPASFGVAKEPITEAVKRLQPKFKSLLAARVIKQILGNTNSSRLNVTVSMNIASSNELLAETFPIRGVAKKPQQPNPSTPVSSIKFSNAGLRQLPVDTQIAFQIKNNESQPLYVSILVIDAEGEMTIIFPNKWSDSENAALVEAKQTQLIPQADDEFTLTIVTPLGVSEALIIASSTPLKTALQALQTIASSSTDTRSRNVPLPITNELLDVTNNLLDDLDAGTRSGNSVNKIQLSSSDCGVDTTKLAAMAITFEVVASSSS; this is translated from the coding sequence ATGTCTAACATCAAACGCCGTCATTTTCTCCAATTTTCTGCTTCCACTCTCGCAACGTTGGGCTTGAGCCAGTTCGACATGATTCCACAAGCCAACAGCGTAGGTAAAGTCCTCGCTCAAAGTACAGGCCGCAAACTAGCGCTACTAGTAGGAATTAATGATTATCCTGCAAGCAATGGTTTAGATCCTCTCAAAGGTTGTGAAAATGATGTCAAATTACAGGAATACTTACTAATTCACCGTTTTGGCTTCAAACAAGAGGATATTCACATCTTGCTTAACCAACAAGCTACCCGTCAAGGTATCCTCACAGCTTTTGAAAACCATCTGATTGCTCAAGCCAAACCTGGAGATGTGGTATTATTCCACTACTCTGGACACGGTTCCCAAGTACAAGACCCCGATCGCGATTCATCCGATGGACTCAACAGCACGCTTGTTCCTATAGATAGCCCTTTACCAGCAGAGTTTCCTATCTCTGGCGGTACAGTAAGAGATATTATGGGACATACGCTATTTTTACTCATGTCTGCGTTGAAAACAGATAACGTCACCTTTGTGCTTGACAGCTGTTTTTCTGGGGGTGGTACGCGGGGAAATCTGCGGGTGCGCTCGCGTTCTGGCGGTGAAAAATTGCAACCTAGTCAAGAAGAATTAGACTATCAGCGTCAATGGCTGAAGCGATTGGGACTTTCACAGCAAGAATTCATCCAAAAACGCCGTCAAAACGTTGCTAAAGGAGTCGTCATTACCAGCTCCAAACGCAATCAATACGCCGCCGATGTTCCTTTTTCAGGTTTCCATGCAGGGGCATTTACTTACTCACTAACTCAATATCTTTGGCAGCAAACTGGTAATGAATCTGTCAACAGAGCGATCGCTAATATTGGTCGCAGTACGAAAGAATTAGCCAGCGAAAATGGTAACGATCAAGACCCAGAATTTGAGTCGAACCTCAGCCAAAAAAATGCCAACACACCCATTTATTTCACCCCTGTCCAGGCTATCCCAGCTGAAGCTGTAGTCACACAAGTAACAGAGAACCAAGCGCAGTTATGGCTGGGTGGAATAGATTCCCAAAGTTTAGAAGCTTTCAACAGTAACTCTGTGTTCTCAATTGTGGATGGTCTGGGTAATGAAATCGGACAGGTGCAACTACAATCTCGTCAAGGATTAGTTGGCAGAGGTACGCTGAAATACACAACCTCCAAGGGAAAATTACATCCAGGGAATTTATTGCAAGAACGCATACGCATCATTCCTAGAAATGCAACTTTAAAAATTGGTATTGATGAATCTTTAGATGACAAAACTGCCCAGCAGGCAATACAAGCAATGAAAGCACTCAAGCGCGTCGAACCCAAATCTTTAACAAAAGAAGAAGTGCAATATATCTTTGGGCGGATGACAAAGACCAAACATCAAGAACTACAGAAAAAAGGACTATCCAACCTGCCAATAGTGGGTAGTTTTGGCTTATTTTTACCAAGTCAAGACCAATTTATTCCTGCGTCTTTTGGTGTAGCTAAGGAACCCATAACTGAAGCAGTGAAACGTTTACAACCAAAATTCAAGTCGCTGTTAGCTGCGAGAGTGATCAAACAGATTCTGGGAAATACAAATTCATCACGCCTCAACGTCACAGTTTCAATGAATATTGCTAGCAGCAATGAGCTTTTGGCTGAAACTTTCCCGATTCGAGGTGTAGCTAAAAAACCTCAACAGCCAAATCCCTCAACACCCGTTTCGTCTATTAAGTTTTCTAATGCTGGGTTACGTCAACTACCTGTAGACACCCAGATTGCTTTCCAAATTAAAAATAATGAATCTCAACCACTTTACGTCAGTATTTTAGTGATTGATGCTGAAGGCGAAATGACAATTATTTTTCCTAATAAATGGTCAGATTCAGAAAATGCTGCTTTGGTAGAGGCAAAACAAACACAGTTAATCCCTCAAGCTGATGATGAATTTACACTTACTATAGTTACACCCTTGGGAGTTTCAGAAGCATTAATAATTGCCAGTAGCACCCCACTAAAAACTGCTCTCCAAGCATTACAAACAATTGCTAGTAGCTCAACAGACACAAGAAGTCGAAATGTTCCTCTTCCTATTACTAATGAACTGTTAGATGTCACAAATAATTTACTAGATGACTTAGATGCAGGTACTCGTAGCGGCAATAGCGTCAACAAGATACAGTTATCATCGAGCGATTGCGGTGTAGATACCACAAAATTAGCTGCAATGGCGATCACTTTTGAGGTAGTTGCATCATCCAGCAGCTAA
- a CDS encoding putative chromosome partitioning protein, ParB family yields the protein MGRLESTSKATTNQRIANLKQILNFTPELEENEVNQGESNHDSSVVWVKRSQIHLTFSFVPDGQPVRYYYDPEELEAWALNDLKPNGIHSPLWVRPLKNGNADEYELVAGKRRYHGSEFAGIDPLPVRIFNWNDLEAFKASLAENKNRRDFSALEDLDAILKLLAISIEGTIEEAVSLLYQMDNLKRRSGIESVLAHPQYEIIQTVFDFFGGISWESFVKSRLPLLKKPKEILEAVRQGKIEYTKGLEIAKVKEPKIRQQLLEKAIVNKLPLAEIKKLTQSHKPNSQDSIQSRLDLTYKEFKKSLKKIENNPQQLQKAENLLFQIEEFLKNN from the coding sequence ATGGGACGACTGGAAAGCACTAGCAAAGCTACAACAAATCAAAGAATTGCTAACTTAAAGCAGATTTTAAACTTTACTCCAGAATTAGAAGAGAACGAGGTAAATCAAGGGGAATCAAACCATGACTCTTCGGTAGTATGGGTGAAGCGTAGCCAAATTCATTTGACTTTTAGTTTTGTGCCAGATGGCCAACCTGTACGCTACTACTACGATCCAGAAGAGTTAGAAGCTTGGGCGTTAAATGACTTAAAACCAAATGGAATTCACTCTCCATTATGGGTTCGTCCGCTTAAAAACGGCAATGCTGATGAATACGAGCTTGTTGCGGGGAAACGTCGTTATCATGGTTCTGAGTTTGCTGGAATTGATCCGCTGCCTGTCCGAATATTTAATTGGAATGATCTTGAGGCGTTCAAAGCCTCGCTTGCAGAAAATAAAAATCGTCGAGATTTTAGTGCATTAGAAGATTTAGATGCAATTCTTAAACTTCTTGCTATAAGTATCGAAGGGACTATTGAAGAAGCAGTAAGTTTGTTGTACCAGATGGACAATCTTAAGCGTCGCTCAGGTATAGAGAGTGTTTTAGCTCATCCTCAGTACGAAATCATTCAAACTGTATTCGATTTCTTTGGCGGAATCAGTTGGGAATCTTTTGTTAAAAGTAGATTACCATTGCTGAAAAAACCCAAAGAAATTTTAGAAGCTGTGCGTCAAGGAAAGATTGAATATACTAAAGGGTTAGAAATCGCCAAAGTAAAAGAACCTAAAATTAGACAACAGTTGTTAGAGAAAGCTATCGTTAATAAACTGCCACTTGCAGAAATCAAGAAGCTCACTCAATCTCATAAGCCAAATTCACAAGATTCAATACAAAGTCGTCTAGACTTGACTTACAAAGAATTTAAGAAGTCGTTAAAGAAAATAGAAAACAATCCACAACAGCTTCAAAAAGCTGAAAATTTATTATTTCAAATAGAAGAATTTCTGAAAAATAATTGA
- a CDS encoding chromosome partitioning protein, ParA family: protein MTTKFVTLTSFKGGVGKTTSAICLSCLFAQEGYKVLLIDYDPNRSATVWSSRDQLPFKVATENTANRLMAKEKFDFIVIDTPARPTSEEIKELVDGCDLLLAITTPSALSISALNMMVQSFPAKTKFYVLLTVVPPSSEPDGEIAFQMLKEQGLPVLEQGIQRLKVYEHAAAEGKPVYEIKRGGKKAWDDWKALAKLQQIKELLT, encoded by the coding sequence TTGACGACTAAATTTGTAACGCTAACTTCCTTCAAAGGAGGCGTGGGCAAAACTACTTCAGCAATTTGTCTGTCTTGCTTGTTCGCTCAAGAAGGGTACAAAGTTTTACTGATTGACTACGATCCTAATCGTTCAGCAACAGTTTGGAGTTCTCGCGATCAACTTCCTTTTAAAGTTGCTACAGAGAACACTGCTAACCGCCTAATGGCAAAAGAAAAATTTGATTTCATTGTCATTGATACACCAGCAAGGCCGACATCGGAAGAAATCAAAGAGCTAGTTGATGGATGTGATTTACTATTGGCTATTACAACTCCGTCTGCTCTTTCAATTAGTGCTTTGAATATGATGGTTCAAAGTTTTCCTGCAAAAACAAAATTTTATGTTTTACTGACTGTGGTACCTCCCTCATCAGAGCCAGATGGTGAAATTGCTTTTCAGATGCTTAAAGAGCAAGGCTTACCTGTTTTAGAGCAAGGAATCCAGCGTTTGAAAGTTTACGAACACGCAGCGGCTGAGGGAAAACCAGTATATGAAATTAAAAGAGGAGGAAAAAAAGCATGGGACGACTGGAAAGCACTAGCAAAGCTACAACAAATCAAAGAATTGCTAACTTAA
- a CDS encoding sigma-70: MSLQPDSVGIYLREIAKYPMLTPEQEITLARQVQQMIIVQQHQQVLEERVHCKLTLLQLAADIGKSEAEVSQIMRLGQKAKEKMIAANLRLVVAIAKKHRWSHLEFLDLVQEGSIGLQKAVERFDPNRGYKFSTCAYWWIRQEITKAIANKSTTIRTPSHMKDRLIKLKKVQRDLTRMLGRYPMIAEIAEFAELRPDQVRECLVAFRQPLSLDRPMGQEDEVDFFDILPMDSTSPDEYLDEGFLRQDLANSLITLKPLQRQVLMFYFGLGSVDKLTKKQIAQKLNIKESKVRSVQTQAIKVLHRKQPQMREYLT; this comes from the coding sequence ATGTCCCTTCAGCCAGATAGCGTAGGCATCTACCTACGAGAGATCGCTAAATATCCCATGCTGACACCAGAGCAAGAGATTACTTTGGCACGGCAGGTACAGCAGATGATAATAGTTCAGCAGCATCAACAAGTTCTTGAAGAGCGAGTACATTGCAAGCTAACTTTACTGCAACTAGCTGCTGACATAGGAAAAAGCGAAGCTGAAGTATCTCAGATTATGCGGTTAGGACAGAAAGCCAAAGAAAAAATGATTGCGGCCAATCTGCGGTTGGTGGTAGCGATCGCGAAAAAGCATCGGTGGAGTCATCTAGAATTTCTGGATTTAGTACAAGAAGGGTCGATTGGGTTGCAAAAAGCGGTCGAGAGATTTGACCCAAATCGCGGATACAAGTTTTCGACCTGTGCGTATTGGTGGATTCGGCAAGAAATCACGAAGGCGATCGCCAATAAATCAACCACGATCAGAACGCCGAGTCACATGAAAGATCGCTTGATTAAACTCAAAAAAGTACAGCGAGACTTGACGAGAATGCTGGGGCGGTATCCCATGATTGCAGAGATAGCAGAATTTGCTGAACTTCGTCCAGACCAAGTGAGAGAATGTTTAGTTGCGTTTCGTCAACCACTGTCTTTAGATCGGCCAATGGGTCAAGAGGATGAAGTTGATTTTTTTGACATTCTGCCTATGGATAGCACTTCTCCAGATGAGTACCTAGACGAAGGATTTCTGCGGCAAGATTTGGCGAATTCTCTGATAACGCTTAAGCCACTGCAAAGGCAAGTGCTGATGTTTTACTTTGGTTTGGGTAGTGTAGACAAGCTGACAAAGAAACAAATTGCTCAAAAGCTCAACATCAAAGAGTCGAAAGTCCGGTCGGTTCAGACCCAGGCGATCAAAGTGTTGCATCGCAAGCAACCGCAGATGCGAGAGTATTTGACGTGA
- the argS_2 gene encoding arginyl-tRNA synthetase, producing MLQSIQASKIWFSILENLPETTISSGGVRSEFINVLNTLLQSTSYSVNTNNTNPNQPSLPNSEFIDFLEKSNQLYRSCVSRQLAADLSPDIELKDEPKDWFIKTADFGDECDRVLQHRDGEFTQLLEDIACYHQIFQQGYNKIILLRPPTYTGYDIQLTAAMQCLGYTKEQFQFIIVQPIKLCAFHKATQEIHALPDLATEELISAIGMDALRWYSLRVPLTSVAPINISTAGQANDSLYLVQSAHFRCCKLLQQANQEIKAEVFPLLPIAEKLDSLLQAVPQILEQSANEIAPYLVIQHLEVISEICHQWLDSISLQIPDYALLLATKQTIFDLLVNILNVTAPEPSN from the coding sequence ATGCTCCAATCAATCCAAGCTTCAAAAATTTGGTTCAGTATACTCGAAAATCTTCCTGAAACAACAATCTCATCTGGAGGTGTTCGCTCTGAGTTTATAAACGTTCTTAACACTCTTCTACAAAGTACTAGTTATTCCGTTAATACAAATAACACAAATCCAAATCAACCTTCTTTACCTAATTCGGAATTTATTGATTTTCTGGAAAAGAGCAACCAACTTTACAGATCCTGCGTTTCTCGCCAACTTGCCGCAGACTTATCCCCCGACATCGAACTCAAAGATGAACCTAAAGACTGGTTTATCAAAACTGCTGATTTTGGCGACGAGTGCGACAGAGTTCTGCAACACCGCGACGGCGAATTTACACAACTCCTAGAAGATATCGCCTGCTACCATCAAATATTCCAACAAGGTTATAACAAAATCATCCTCTTACGTCCCCCAACTTACACAGGCTACGATATCCAACTCACAGCCGCTATGCAATGCCTGGGCTACACAAAGGAGCAATTTCAATTTATCATTGTCCAGCCCATCAAACTTTGTGCGTTCCACAAAGCTACCCAAGAAATCCATGCTCTTCCTGATTTAGCCACAGAAGAATTAATCTCAGCTATTGGGATGGATGCACTACGGTGGTATAGTCTTCGGGTTCCCTTAACGAGTGTTGCCCCTATTAACATCAGCACAGCAGGACAAGCAAATGATAGCCTTTATCTCGTTCAATCAGCACATTTCCGTTGCTGTAAACTGCTACAACAAGCCAACCAAGAAATAAAGGCGGAGGTTTTTCCACTCCTACCAATAGCTGAAAAATTAGATAGTTTACTACAAGCTGTTCCTCAAATTCTGGAACAAAGCGCCAATGAAATTGCCCCTTATTTAGTTATTCAGCATTTAGAAGTTATTAGTGAAATTTGTCATCAGTGGTTAGATTCTATTAGCTTACAAATCCCAGATTATGCTCTTTTATTAGCTACCAAGCAAACAATTTTTGACTTGCTAGTTAATATTTTGAATGTCACTGCACCTGAACCTAGTAATTGA
- a CDS encoding transposase — MKTKAQYKVKNWNAYDAALKLRGSITFWVNEEIIEQWRNQQKTGKKGASNYYSDVAIATMGTIQSVFHLPGRQAEGFLESLFTLMGIELEVPDHSTLSRRLSKLLVKLPVVPKDEAVHVVVDSTGVKVYGEGEWKVRTHGVGKRRTWRKLHLGVDEGSGEILGAVVTTNDMADCEVLPDILEQIDQPIEQVSGDGGYDTKGCYDTISQHGARAIIPPRSNAKIQLPSNTQAPPYPRDENLRRIHQVGRKQWKLESRYHRRSLSETAIFRLKIIFGGKLRRRFFDNQAVELFLQCAALNRMIQLGKPDSYKVEG; from the coding sequence ATGAAGACGAAAGCTCAGTACAAAGTTAAGAATTGGAACGCTTACGATGCAGCATTAAAGCTTCGAGGCAGTATAACTTTCTGGGTAAACGAAGAGATAATAGAGCAGTGGCGCAACCAGCAGAAAACTGGGAAAAAAGGAGCATCGAATTATTATAGTGACGTGGCGATCGCCACTATGGGAACAATTCAATCGGTGTTTCATTTACCAGGGCGACAAGCAGAGGGGTTTTTAGAATCGCTGTTCACGCTCATGGGAATTGAGCTAGAAGTACCAGACCATTCAACGCTATCTCGTCGTTTAAGCAAGTTGTTGGTGAAACTACCTGTAGTGCCAAAAGATGAGGCTGTCCATGTAGTAGTGGATTCAACTGGTGTGAAAGTGTACGGTGAAGGTGAATGGAAAGTCCGCACACATGGAGTAGGTAAAAGACGGACGTGGCGGAAGTTGCATTTAGGAGTTGATGAGGGCAGTGGCGAAATCCTGGGTGCAGTGGTGACGACTAATGATATGGCTGATTGCGAGGTACTGCCTGACATATTGGAGCAGATTGATCAACCGATAGAGCAAGTATCCGGTGATGGTGGCTATGACACAAAAGGTTGTTATGACACCATTTCACAACATGGGGCGAGGGCGATAATTCCACCACGCAGTAACGCCAAAATTCAACTTCCCTCAAACACTCAAGCACCGCCGTATCCTAGGGATGAGAATCTGCGTCGAATACATCAAGTTGGACGCAAGCAATGGAAACTTGAAAGCAGGTATCATCGCCGCTCTTTGTCTGAGACTGCTATATTTCGGCTCAAGATCATCTTTGGTGGCAAGTTAAGACGACGCTTTTTTGACAATCAAGCTGTCGAGTTATTTTTACAATGTGCTGCCCTGAATCGCATGATCCAGTTAGGTAAGCCTGACTCTTATAAAGTCGAAGGCTAA
- a CDS encoding two-component response regulator: protein MMRVLIIDDYPILRLGIKTALESANITVQEADSGEQGLQLLRGTHPDLVILKIDLPDVSGIDLITEINQEFPDVKIVVLSQHSDEGLLKMAFNAGANSYLLSDTEPDILLYAIKMSYQGQCWIDPRLSRSILDIKEEGNSLRKGKKFGESLTQIEMKVLKLMAFGFSNGRCCVNRQNGKFYLSPMFSHCLVQR, encoded by the coding sequence ATGATGCGCGTACTGATAATCGATGACTACCCAATTTTACGTCTGGGAATAAAGACAGCCCTAGAGAGCGCAAATATAACAGTGCAGGAAGCGGATTCAGGGGAACAAGGCTTACAACTTCTTAGAGGCACTCATCCGGATCTTGTAATTCTCAAAATAGACTTACCTGATGTCAGTGGCATTGACTTGATAACTGAAATTAATCAAGAGTTCCCTGATGTCAAAATAGTCGTTTTAAGCCAGCACTCAGATGAAGGGCTACTAAAGATGGCTTTTAATGCTGGTGCTAATTCCTACTTGCTAAGTGATACAGAGCCAGATATTTTGCTATATGCGATCAAAATGTCCTATCAAGGACAGTGCTGGATAGATCCGAGGCTGTCTCGCTCTATCTTAGATATCAAAGAGGAGGGCAACTCTTTGAGGAAAGGAAAAAAGTTTGGGGAATCTTTAACTCAAATAGAGATGAAAGTTCTTAAACTGATGGCTTTTGGATTTTCAAATGGGCGTTGTTGCGTGAATAGGCAAAATGGTAAATTTTATTTATCGCCTATGTTCTCTCACTGCCTAGTCCAACGATGA